A DNA window from Agarivorans sp. TSD2052 contains the following coding sequences:
- a CDS encoding ferredoxin-type protein NapF: MSVDLSKRRMFGSSPTAHNKQHHSLPWLIEAIDKGCSQCGECSKACPEKIIVKGSGGFPTIDFTKGECTFCYQCAESCPESLFHLEEHPAWTNSVVVNGANCLAQNGVYCRTCSDSCDQRAISIKPLLAGKAEVNIDSVECNSCGACISVCPSNAIEIKEVG, encoded by the coding sequence ATGTCGGTAGATCTGTCTAAACGGCGTATGTTTGGAAGCAGTCCAACGGCTCACAATAAACAACATCACTCTTTGCCTTGGTTAATCGAAGCAATCGACAAGGGCTGTAGCCAATGTGGAGAATGCTCAAAAGCGTGCCCAGAGAAGATTATTGTCAAAGGAAGTGGTGGTTTTCCTACCATTGATTTTACAAAAGGTGAATGTACGTTTTGTTACCAGTGTGCCGAATCTTGCCCTGAATCTTTGTTTCATCTTGAAGAACACCCCGCTTGGACTAATTCAGTCGTGGTTAATGGCGCTAACTGCTTAGCTCAAAATGGCGTTTATTGTCGTACTTGCAGTGATAGCTGTGATCAACGAGCGATATCGATTAAACCATTGTTAGCCGGAAAAGCTGAGGTCAATATCGACTCGGTAGAATGTAATAGTTGTGGTGCTTGTATTTCTGTATGCCCCAGCAATGCCATTGAAATTAAGGAAGTTGGATGA
- a CDS encoding chaperone NapD — translation MNDEYHISSAVVMCQPDRITEVIDQISSLAGLEVHGFNPEGKIVVSIESEMRNNIVTTLEDIGKLEAVLSSNLVFHQFESANEDAS, via the coding sequence ATGAACGACGAGTACCACATTAGTAGCGCAGTGGTGATGTGTCAGCCTGACCGAATCACTGAAGTTATCGACCAAATAAGCAGTTTAGCTGGATTAGAGGTACATGGTTTTAACCCCGAGGGAAAAATTGTTGTCTCTATCGAAAGTGAAATGCGCAACAACATCGTAACGACCCTAGAAGATATCGGAAAGTTGGAAGCGGTGCTAAGCAGTAATTTAGTATTCCACCAATTTGAATCAGCCAATGAGGACGCATCATGA
- the napA gene encoding nitrate reductase catalytic subunit NapA — translation MKWTRRQFVKANAVSAAATVAGITIPASATNLITTSEETKVTWDKAACRFCGTGCSVLVGSQNGKVVATQGDPESPVNKGLNCIKGYFLSKIMYGKDRLTTPLLRMKDGKFDKNGEFAPVSWDQAFDIMAEKWKQALADKGPTSVGMFGSGQWTVWEGYAAAKLHKAGFLTNNLDPNARHCMASAVGGFMRTFGIDEPMGCYDDLEAADSFVLWGSNMAEMHPILWSRLTDRRLSAPHVKVHVLSTFEHRSFELADNGMVFTPQTDLAILNYIAHYIIENDKVNWDFVNKHTHFKRGETDIGYGLRPEHPLQKAAANPDSGKMTDMSFDEYREFLKDYNLDAVVKLSGVPAEKLEALAKDYADPNVKVTSFWTMGFNQHTRGVWANCSCYNIHLLTGKISEPGNSPFSLTGQPSACGTAREVGTFSHRLPADMVVNNPKHRKIAEDIWQLPEGAIPPKPGYHAVLQNRMLKDGKLNAYWVMCNNNMQAAPNINEEGLPGYRNPENFIVVSDPYPTVTAQAADLILPTAMWVEKEGAYGNAERRTQFWHQQVSPPGDAKSDLWQLVEFSKRFTVEEVWPAELIAKKPEYKGKTLYDVLYRNGVVDQYPVEQVDAKLNDESKDFGFYLQKGLFEEYALFGRGHAHDLAPFDTYHKVRGLRWPVVNGEETRWRFREGSDPYVKPGQEVHFYGKPDGKAFIIATPFEPAAESPDEEFDLWLSTGRVLEHWHSGSMTRRVPELYRAFPDAVLFIHPEDAKQRGFKRGDEVLIQSRRGEVKSRIETRGRNRPPKGLVFMPWFDAKQLTNKLTLDATDPLSKETDFKKCAVKLVKV, via the coding sequence ATGAAATGGACACGCCGACAATTTGTTAAAGCGAATGCGGTCAGTGCCGCCGCCACCGTGGCCGGTATCACTATACCGGCCAGTGCGACAAATCTAATTACCACTTCTGAAGAAACAAAAGTGACCTGGGATAAGGCCGCCTGTCGATTTTGTGGTACTGGTTGTAGTGTGTTAGTCGGCTCGCAAAATGGCAAAGTAGTCGCTACCCAAGGTGACCCTGAATCGCCGGTAAACAAAGGTTTAAACTGTATTAAAGGTTACTTCCTTTCTAAAATTATGTACGGAAAAGACCGCTTAACTACGCCTTTATTGCGTATGAAAGACGGTAAATTTGACAAAAATGGCGAGTTTGCTCCGGTTTCTTGGGACCAAGCTTTCGATATTATGGCTGAAAAATGGAAACAGGCGCTTGCTGATAAAGGGCCAACCTCTGTCGGTATGTTTGGTTCAGGCCAGTGGACTGTTTGGGAGGGTTACGCTGCCGCCAAGTTACATAAAGCGGGGTTCTTAACCAATAACCTCGATCCTAATGCACGCCATTGTATGGCTTCAGCAGTAGGGGGCTTTATGCGTACCTTCGGGATCGATGAGCCGATGGGTTGTTACGATGATCTTGAAGCGGCTGATTCGTTTGTGCTTTGGGGCTCGAATATGGCCGAAATGCATCCGATTCTATGGTCACGATTAACCGATCGTCGTTTATCTGCTCCTCACGTTAAAGTTCATGTCTTATCTACCTTTGAACATCGTAGTTTTGAGTTGGCGGATAACGGGATGGTATTTACCCCGCAAACAGATTTAGCCATTCTCAACTATATCGCCCATTACATAATTGAGAATGACAAAGTTAACTGGGATTTTGTTAACAAACATACTCATTTTAAACGCGGTGAAACGGATATCGGTTATGGTTTACGCCCAGAACATCCCTTGCAGAAAGCCGCTGCGAACCCCGATTCTGGAAAAATGACCGATATGAGTTTCGATGAATATCGCGAGTTCCTAAAAGACTACAATCTAGACGCGGTGGTTAAACTGTCAGGCGTACCAGCAGAAAAACTCGAAGCGTTAGCAAAAGATTACGCCGATCCCAATGTCAAAGTGACGTCGTTCTGGACTATGGGCTTTAACCAGCATACCCGTGGCGTTTGGGCAAACTGTTCTTGTTACAATATTCATTTGTTAACGGGCAAAATTTCCGAGCCGGGTAATAGCCCGTTCTCGTTAACAGGGCAACCATCGGCCTGTGGCACTGCACGCGAAGTGGGAACATTCTCGCATCGTTTACCTGCCGATATGGTGGTGAATAACCCCAAACATAGAAAAATTGCAGAAGATATTTGGCAGCTTCCCGAAGGTGCTATTCCGCCCAAACCTGGCTACCACGCCGTATTACAAAATCGGATGCTGAAAGACGGTAAACTTAACGCATATTGGGTCATGTGTAACAACAATATGCAGGCCGCACCCAATATTAATGAGGAAGGTTTACCCGGTTACCGAAATCCTGAAAACTTTATTGTGGTCTCTGACCCGTACCCCACGGTGACAGCTCAAGCCGCGGATTTGATTTTGCCAACCGCCATGTGGGTTGAAAAAGAAGGCGCTTATGGTAACGCTGAACGTCGTACTCAATTCTGGCATCAACAGGTGTCACCACCAGGTGACGCTAAATCTGATTTATGGCAGTTAGTTGAGTTTTCGAAACGCTTCACTGTAGAAGAAGTATGGCCAGCTGAGCTAATAGCTAAGAAGCCTGAGTATAAAGGTAAAACCCTCTATGATGTGCTTTACCGTAACGGTGTGGTGGATCAATATCCAGTCGAACAGGTTGATGCTAAGTTAAATGATGAATCAAAAGACTTTGGTTTTTACCTGCAAAAAGGGTTATTTGAAGAATACGCCTTGTTTGGCCGTGGCCATGCCCATGACTTAGCCCCATTTGATACCTACCACAAAGTGCGTGGACTACGTTGGCCCGTCGTGAATGGAGAAGAAACGCGGTGGCGTTTCCGTGAAGGCTCAGACCCTTATGTAAAACCAGGTCAAGAAGTACACTTTTATGGTAAGCCAGATGGTAAAGCGTTCATTATTGCTACGCCTTTTGAGCCTGCTGCAGAGTCTCCAGATGAAGAGTTTGATTTGTGGCTAAGCACGGGGCGTGTTTTGGAGCATTGGCACTCTGGGTCGATGACACGACGTGTACCGGAACTCTATCGAGCCTTTCCTGATGCAGTGTTATTTATTCATCCAGAGGATGCAAAGCAACGTGGATTTAAACGAGGTGATGAAGTACTCATTCAATCACGCCGCGGTGAAGTTAAATCACGTATTGAAACTCGCGGCCGAAACCGTCCGCCAAAAGGCCTTGTATTTATGCCTTGGTTCGATGCCAAGCAGCTAACCAATAAGCTCACTTTAGATGCCACAGACCCTCTCTCAAAAGAGACTGACTTTAAAAAGTGTGCCGTGAAGTTAGTGAAGGTTTAA
- a CDS encoding nitrate reductase cytochrome c-type subunit, with amino-acid sequence MRVLMSGFITSLLLCGAVVANDYVSNGGVASLRGDTELNTQKQAANLKHVVEQDKPYESDYVFQPPLIPHQIRHYEMSLNANKCLSCHSWKNARESGATKISVTHYEARDGQVLADVSPRRYFCLQCHVPQNEAAPLIENDYQRVESLR; translated from the coding sequence ATGCGAGTATTAATGTCCGGCTTTATAACCAGCCTTCTGCTTTGCGGAGCCGTTGTAGCCAATGATTACGTAAGTAATGGTGGGGTCGCCTCATTAAGAGGTGATACTGAGTTAAATACTCAGAAACAGGCCGCCAATCTAAAACATGTCGTAGAACAGGATAAACCTTACGAAAGTGACTATGTGTTTCAACCACCGTTGATACCGCATCAAATACGTCACTATGAAATGAGTTTAAACGCCAATAAATGTTTGTCTTGTCATAGTTGGAAGAATGCTCGCGAAAGTGGAGCAACTAAGATCAGTGTGACTCACTATGAAGCTCGAGATGGTCAAGTGTTAGCGGATGTGTCTCCTCGTCGTTATTTCTGTTTACAGTGCCATGTGCCTCAAAATGAAGCCGCGCCGTTGATAGAAAATGATTACCAACGTGTTGAGTCATTACGCTAA